One stretch of Rhipicephalus sanguineus isolate Rsan-2018 chromosome 10, BIME_Rsan_1.4, whole genome shotgun sequence DNA includes these proteins:
- the LOC119406877 gene encoding carbohydrate sulfotransferase 6-like — MASGYSKARAKACIRLLWLLAAVLVVTTIYIICNRMKHSSLLPSWNIATYTIGHSSAADGHSRHQHTEKVKLKNITTSVAALASSTPPSTQPERVTEVVQEHASAIQTTKASKRAETSTTAAAPIGANVTETFLMKHLVNYSAHDDANTTAKSAASWSKTNYSFGTNITKPMKAVLLKQFADTDPQQKRSKVERILEVAYFRSGSSFLGQLLSANPRTFYHFEPLRTLPVGPRLYGREALRGLDYITDFFGCDFAKHLDHLRLGIKYPHPFRQNTYLWSVCKGIKRVCLDPEFLNAVCKAAPMQVMKVVRIGMDTVRRYLLDGPMAAAEELRVVHLVRDPRAIWLSRQRRKWCRPRCASATMLCNDMKHDLDIFENISRGFPGRAIQVRLEDLALNTLNVTSEMYNALGLPLTTSVRQFIDSHTHETNVKVQRDAYATSRNSKDVVNAWKRQIRPEDALHINTACAHVIKRLGYEL, encoded by the exons ATGGCAAGCGGATACAGCAAGGCCCGTGCAAAAG CATGTATCCGACTGTTGTGGCTGCTGGCTGCAGTCCTAGTGGTGACGACGATCTACATCATCTGCAACAGAATGAAGCACAGCTCACTGTTGCCTTCTTGGAACATCGCTACATACACCATAGGTCACAGCAGTGCCGCTGATGGACATTCCCGTCATCAACATACGGAAAAAGTAAAATTGAAAAACATAACGACTTCCGTCGCCGCTCTCGCAAGCTCAACCCCGCCTTCGACGCAACCCGAACGTGTGACCGAGGTCGTTCAAGAACATGCCTCGGCGATCCAAACTACAAAGGCGTCGAAAAGGGCAGAGACAAGCACGACAGCTGCAGCCCCGATCGGTGCTAATGTTACAGAAACCTTCTTAATGAAACATCTAGTCAATTATAGTGCACACGATGATGCTAATACTACAGCGAAGTCCGCAGCCTCATGGAGCAAGACAAACTACTCCTTTGGCACTAACATTACGAAGCCCATGAAAGCCGTGCTACTGAAGCAATTCGCAGACACCGACCCTCAACAAAAACGCTCGAAAGTGGAGAGGATACTGGAAGTCGCCTACTTCCGTTCGGGATCCTCCTTCCTGGGTCAGCTACTCTCGGCGAATCCACGGACGTTCTACCACTTCGAGCCACTAAGGACGTTGCCCGTAGGTCCCCGGCTGTACGGCAGAGAGGCCCTTCGAGGGCTCGATTACATCACGGATTTCTTCGGCTGTGATTTCGCCAAACATTTGGACCACCTTCGGCTGGGCATAAAGTACCCGCACCCCTTTAGACAGAACACTTACCTGTGGAGCGTGTGCAAGGGCATCAAACGGGTCTGTCTTGATCCCGAGTTTCTCAACGCTGTCTGCAAGGCGGCGCCGATGCAG GTTATGAAAGTGGTGCGCATCGGAATGGATACCGTACGGCGTTATTTACTGGATGGGCCGATGGCGGCTGCGGAAGAACTCAGGGTGGTACACTTAGTACGCGACCCGCGCGCCATCTGGCTGTCACGTCAGCGACGCAAGTGGTGTCGTCCTAGATGTGCCAGCGCCACCATGCTTTGCAACGATATGAAGCACGACCTAGACATCTTCGAGAATATTAGCCGGGGGTTTCCCGGTCGGGCGATACAG GTGCGTTTGGAAGACCTTGCTCTGAACACGCTAAACGTTACCTCGGAGATGTACAACGCACTCGGACTGCCTTTGACAACGTCAGTTAGACAGTTCATCGATTCCCACACCCACGAGACAAACGTCAAAGTACAACGCGACGCGTACGCTACCTCCAGAAACTCCAAAGACGTGGTCAACGCTTGGAAGCGACAAATCAGGCCCGAGGACGCTTTGCACATCAACACGGCCTGTGCCCACGTGATCAAAAGGCTGGGTTACGAACTCTGA